In Marisediminicola antarctica, one DNA window encodes the following:
- a CDS encoding peptidoglycan D,D-transpeptidase FtsI family protein: protein MNKELKRVSAIVLIMFLTLFTSTTVIAVFQTDNLRVDPRNTRTLYASYSAERGPILVDGGAVAESTPVDDQYKFLRTYSSPELYSAVTGYFTLNQGNSGVEGALNDYLSGTANAQFIDQLNSIITGQKPKGASVELTIDPVAQQAAWDALGDNAGSVVAVNPKTGAIIAMVSKPAFDPNLLAVHDTTAVIDNYNTLLSDPGRPLLNRAIAGDLYAPGSVFKLVTAAAAIDSGQYTPESEFPNPPTLQLPQSTSTISNAADGNCGGAETVDLATALRLSCNIPFAQLGAALGEDTLSQYAEAFGFERPLAVPQDVTPSVFPATESEAELMLASFGQASVRVTPLQVAMVSAAIANGGRLMEPTLVESIRAPNLTVIQPPQEVVLNTPVSPATAATLTQLMVDNVNNGAASNARINGVDVAGKTGTAENDGAENTLWFTGFAPAEDPQIAVAVVVENGQGFGNSVAAPIARKVIEAVLNK, encoded by the coding sequence ATGAATAAAGAACTCAAGCGAGTGAGCGCGATTGTGCTCATCATGTTCCTGACCCTGTTCACCTCGACCACCGTCATCGCCGTCTTCCAGACCGACAACCTCCGCGTCGACCCCCGCAATACCCGCACGCTCTACGCGAGCTACTCGGCCGAGCGAGGGCCCATTCTCGTCGACGGTGGCGCCGTAGCGGAGTCGACCCCCGTCGACGACCAGTACAAGTTCCTGCGCACCTACAGCAGCCCGGAGCTCTACTCCGCCGTCACCGGCTACTTCACCCTCAACCAGGGCAACTCCGGCGTCGAGGGGGCGCTCAACGACTACCTGAGCGGCACCGCCAACGCCCAGTTCATCGATCAGCTCAATTCGATCATCACCGGTCAGAAGCCGAAGGGCGCATCCGTCGAACTGACGATCGACCCCGTCGCGCAGCAGGCGGCCTGGGATGCCCTCGGCGACAACGCCGGTTCGGTCGTCGCGGTGAACCCGAAAACCGGAGCGATCATCGCGATGGTCTCGAAGCCCGCCTTCGACCCGAACTTGCTTGCCGTTCACGACACGACCGCCGTGATCGACAACTACAACACACTGCTGAGCGACCCTGGCCGGCCCCTGCTCAACCGCGCGATCGCAGGCGACCTCTACGCTCCGGGCTCCGTCTTCAAGCTCGTCACCGCCGCCGCCGCCATCGACAGCGGGCAGTACACGCCCGAGAGCGAATTCCCGAACCCGCCCACCCTGCAGCTGCCACAGTCTACGAGCACGATCAGCAACGCCGCGGACGGCAACTGCGGTGGCGCCGAAACCGTCGACCTTGCCACCGCCCTCCGGCTGAGCTGCAACATTCCGTTCGCGCAGCTTGGTGCCGCCCTCGGCGAGGACACGCTCTCGCAGTACGCTGAGGCCTTCGGGTTCGAGCGGCCCCTCGCCGTTCCTCAGGACGTCACGCCGAGCGTGTTCCCCGCGACCGAGAGCGAGGCGGAGCTCATGCTCGCCTCCTTCGGCCAGGCGAGCGTGCGCGTGACGCCGCTTCAGGTCGCGATGGTCTCTGCAGCTATCGCCAACGGTGGCCGGCTCATGGAGCCGACGCTCGTCGAGTCGATCAGGGCACCAAACCTCACGGTCATCCAACCGCCGCAGGAGGTCGTGCTCAACACTCCCGTCTCCCCGGCCACCGCGGCCACGCTCACCCAGCTGATGGTCGACAACGTGAACAATGGGGCTGCCAGCAATGCAAGAATAAACGGAGTCGATGTGGCTGGTAAAACCGGAACAGCAGAGAACGACGGGGCCGAAAACACCCTGTGGTTCACCGGATTTGCCCCCGCCGAAGACCCGCAGATTGCAGTGGCTGTGGTTGTCGAAAATGGTCAGGGGTTCGGCAACTCGGTGGCAGCCCCAATTGCAAGGAAGGTCATAGAGGCGGTGCTGAACAAATGA
- a CDS encoding protein kinase domain-containing protein: MRPTSGLTFGGRYQLSSRVAIGGMGEVWQATDLVIGRTVAIKILKDEYLGDPGFLERFRAEARHAALVNHEGIANVFDYGEEEGSAYLVMELVPGEALSTILERERVLSTDRVLDIVAQTASALHAAHAAGLVHRDIKPGNLLITPDGRVKITDFGIARIADQVPLTATGQVMGTVQYLSPEQASGHSASPTTDIYSLGIVAYESLAGRRPFTGESQVAIAMAQINDTPPELPVTVSEPVRNLVYSCIAKKPSDRPASAEHLARAARALRRGDVNQAAAAVPAILAGGVAAAAMAPAGRNADGTQSTQILAAPVSASPPTGPIESKARNPWTWPLIALLGVIALAIVGILIALLLSGDDAPVASASPSTSASPSPSPSPTPSPSPSPTESDTVNIDPAEFIGASEADATARLRELGLEVTVVTGNAANSPEQVSTVYAISPRGNVRNGTLVTLDVYGEVAAPAQPGPATAPAGPYVPGDEITVTIPAYSGCATGTQLTAFRANVEGGSFTPANPLPPSATSITVTLTDNESGSTSISYLAECSGIQSAPSEPLVLQHETAPE; encoded by the coding sequence ATGAGACCCACAAGTGGCCTCACCTTCGGTGGTCGATACCAGTTGTCGAGCCGTGTCGCGATCGGCGGCATGGGCGAAGTCTGGCAGGCGACCGACCTTGTAATCGGACGCACCGTTGCGATCAAGATCCTCAAGGACGAGTATCTCGGCGATCCCGGCTTCCTGGAGCGGTTCCGCGCAGAGGCGCGGCACGCCGCCCTCGTGAACCACGAGGGCATCGCGAATGTCTTCGACTACGGCGAGGAAGAGGGCAGCGCGTATCTGGTCATGGAACTCGTTCCCGGCGAGGCGCTCTCCACGATTCTCGAGCGCGAGCGGGTGCTGTCGACCGATCGCGTTCTCGATATCGTCGCCCAGACCGCCTCCGCGCTCCACGCCGCCCACGCCGCCGGTCTCGTTCACCGTGATATCAAGCCGGGGAACCTGCTCATCACGCCCGACGGCCGGGTCAAGATCACCGACTTCGGCATCGCCAGAATCGCCGACCAGGTGCCGCTCACCGCCACCGGGCAGGTCATGGGCACGGTGCAGTATCTGTCGCCCGAGCAGGCGAGCGGGCACTCTGCGTCGCCGACAACCGACATCTACTCGCTCGGCATCGTGGCCTACGAGTCGCTCGCCGGCCGCCGACCGTTCACCGGTGAGTCGCAGGTCGCGATCGCGATGGCCCAGATCAACGACACACCGCCCGAGCTGCCGGTGACGGTGTCCGAGCCGGTGCGCAACCTCGTCTATTCCTGCATCGCAAAAAAGCCGAGCGATCGCCCAGCCTCGGCGGAACATCTGGCCAGGGCCGCGCGAGCACTCCGGCGCGGCGACGTGAACCAGGCGGCTGCCGCTGTTCCGGCTATCCTCGCCGGCGGCGTGGCCGCCGCAGCGATGGCTCCGGCCGGGCGCAACGCCGACGGCACCCAGTCGACCCAGATCCTCGCTGCTCCGGTGTCGGCCTCCCCACCCACGGGCCCGATCGAGTCGAAGGCCCGCAATCCGTGGACCTGGCCGCTCATCGCACTGCTCGGAGTGATCGCGCTCGCGATCGTGGGTATCCTCATCGCCCTCCTGCTTTCCGGGGACGACGCGCCCGTAGCGTCAGCGAGCCCCTCGACGAGCGCCAGTCCATCCCCGTCCCCATCGCCCACGCCGTCGCCCTCGCCCTCGCCCACCGAGAGCGACACCGTCAACATCGATCCGGCCGAATTCATCGGAGCGAGCGAGGCGGACGCGACCGCGCGGCTTCGCGAGCTCGGACTCGAGGTCACGGTTGTGACCGGCAATGCCGCAAACTCGCCGGAACAGGTGTCGACGGTCTACGCGATCAGCCCGCGCGGCAACGTGCGAAACGGAACGCTTGTCACCCTCGACGTGTATGGCGAGGTCGCGGCACCCGCGCAGCCGGGGCCGGCGACCGCACCAGCGGGTCCCTACGTGCCCGGCGACGAGATCACGGTCACCATTCCCGCGTACTCCGGGTGCGCGACCGGAACCCAGCTCACCGCCTTCCGTGCGAACGTGGAAGGCGGGAGCTTCACGCCGGCCAACCCGCTACCGCCGTCCGCAACGTCGATCACCGTGACTCTCACCGACAACGAGTCCGGCTCGACGAGCATCAGCTACCTCGCGGAGTGTTCCGGGATTCAGTCGGCGCCGTCCGAGCCGCTCGTCTTGCAACACGAGACGGCCCCGGAATAA
- the pknB gene encoding Stk1 family PASTA domain-containing Ser/Thr kinase → MVNTYPGSTGGPGFPRSGDGPAVDAPRVLAGRYQVGNLIGRGGMADVHVGIDNRLGRRVAIKLLKPDLATDPKFRLLFREEAQKAARMAHPTIVRVFDAGEETSTDSSGAEHQVPYIVMEYVDGRLLKDIIAEGPLEPSEAVRIISQVLTALEYSHRALLVHRDIKPGNIMITQNGQVKVMDFGIARAVSDNSATVAETGAVLGTAQYFSPEQARGETVDARTDLYSTGIILFELLTGRAPFRGERAAAVAYQHISEPAAAPSSLNPKVSPALDSVVLHALNKDKFNRYQTASEFRADVEAAGAGQVPHRRLPAVSDVNATLFGASPVTGPEATLRHLSAHDDERVVRTQSRPPVAWIWAGVTLMAAILIAVVLWVANLPDSPRELGTNLSVSVPNIVGATYQDGAETLTSVDLVATQIGQASDSVPEGTIISTDPSAGQKVELNFVVRVYVSLGKNPTTVPRLEQLSEEAAKAALEARGLIYGITTPEYAVSVPSGTVISSTPASGADVREGDTVDLVVSNGLVEVPMVVGQPINTANTTLSALGLSIEARPDYSCSGGAVTAQDLPSGDHPQGAPIMILYCAG, encoded by the coding sequence ATGGTCAACACCTACCCGGGCAGCACCGGCGGCCCCGGCTTCCCGCGCTCCGGCGACGGACCGGCGGTCGATGCGCCCCGAGTCCTCGCCGGACGATACCAAGTCGGGAATCTCATCGGGCGTGGTGGCATGGCGGATGTGCACGTGGGCATCGACAACCGGCTCGGGCGGCGCGTGGCGATCAAGCTGCTCAAGCCCGACCTCGCGACCGACCCCAAGTTCCGGTTGTTGTTTCGGGAGGAAGCGCAGAAGGCCGCGCGCATGGCGCATCCGACGATCGTGCGGGTCTTCGATGCCGGCGAGGAGACCTCGACCGACTCGAGCGGCGCCGAGCACCAGGTGCCCTACATCGTCATGGAATACGTCGACGGCCGACTGCTGAAGGACATCATCGCCGAGGGGCCGCTCGAGCCCAGCGAAGCCGTGCGGATCATCTCCCAGGTGCTCACGGCGCTCGAGTACAGCCACCGCGCGCTCCTCGTGCACCGCGACATCAAGCCGGGCAACATCATGATCACCCAGAACGGCCAGGTGAAGGTGATGGACTTCGGCATCGCCCGGGCCGTCTCCGACAACTCCGCAACGGTGGCCGAGACCGGCGCCGTGCTCGGCACCGCACAGTACTTCTCGCCCGAGCAGGCGCGCGGCGAGACCGTCGATGCCCGCACCGACCTGTACTCCACCGGCATTATCCTCTTCGAACTACTCACTGGCCGTGCGCCGTTCCGTGGCGAGCGCGCGGCCGCCGTCGCGTACCAGCACATCAGCGAACCTGCCGCCGCGCCATCGAGCCTCAATCCGAAGGTCTCGCCGGCGCTCGACTCCGTCGTGCTCCATGCGCTCAACAAGGACAAGTTCAATCGGTACCAGACCGCCTCGGAGTTCCGCGCAGACGTCGAGGCGGCCGGCGCGGGCCAGGTTCCGCACCGCAGGCTCCCCGCGGTCTCGGACGTCAACGCCACACTCTTCGGCGCGAGCCCCGTCACCGGGCCCGAGGCGACCCTGCGCCACCTCTCCGCGCACGACGACGAGCGGGTCGTGCGCACCCAGTCGCGTCCGCCCGTCGCCTGGATCTGGGCGGGCGTCACGCTCATGGCGGCAATCCTCATCGCGGTCGTTCTGTGGGTGGCGAACCTGCCCGACAGCCCGAGGGAGCTCGGTACCAATCTCTCGGTCTCGGTGCCGAACATCGTCGGCGCGACCTACCAGGACGGGGCAGAAACGCTCACGAGCGTTGACCTCGTCGCCACGCAGATCGGGCAGGCGAGCGACTCCGTGCCTGAGGGAACAATCATCAGTACCGACCCGTCGGCTGGCCAAAAGGTCGAGCTGAACTTCGTGGTGCGCGTCTACGTGTCTCTGGGCAAGAATCCCACGACAGTGCCACGGCTGGAACAGCTGTCGGAGGAGGCGGCGAAGGCCGCCCTCGAGGCACGGGGGCTCATCTACGGCATCACCACTCCCGAGTACGCCGTCTCGGTTCCGTCGGGCACCGTCATCTCGAGCACCCCGGCGTCCGGGGCCGATGTGCGCGAGGGCGACACTGTCGACCTCGTCGTGAGCAATGGGCTCGTCGAGGTGCCCATGGTCGTCGGGCAACCGATCAACACCGCCAACACCACCCTCAGCGCGCTCGGGCTCTCCATCGAGGCGAGGCCCGACTACTCCTGCTCCGGTGGCGCCGTGACCGCACAGGACCTACCCTCCGGCGACCACCCGCAGGGGGCGCCGATCATGATCCTGTACTGCGCCGGCTAG
- a CDS encoding anthranilate synthase component II, with amino-acid sequence MTRVLVIDNYDSFVYTLNGYLLQLGAETTVVRNDAFAVADVASVIRDYDSVLLSPGPGTPAAAGVSVPVVTAALESGQPLLGVCLGHQAIAEAVGATVTHADELMHGKTSLISHDDSDFYAGVPQPFRATRYHSLAVVDSTVPSDLVVTSRTDGGVIMGLRHESAPIFGVQFHPESVLTEGGYLMLANWLATAGLTSAQQAAVGLTPLVALD; translated from the coding sequence ATGACAAGAGTTCTCGTGATCGACAACTACGACAGCTTCGTCTACACGCTCAACGGGTACTTGCTGCAGCTGGGCGCGGAGACGACCGTGGTACGCAACGATGCCTTTGCGGTGGCGGACGTGGCGTCGGTCATCCGCGACTACGACTCGGTGCTCCTCTCGCCAGGCCCTGGGACCCCCGCGGCCGCCGGTGTCTCGGTGCCGGTCGTGACCGCGGCGCTCGAGTCCGGGCAGCCGCTGCTCGGAGTGTGTCTCGGACACCAGGCGATCGCCGAGGCGGTCGGCGCGACCGTCACCCACGCCGACGAGCTCATGCACGGCAAGACCTCACTCATCAGCCATGACGACAGCGACTTCTACGCCGGCGTGCCGCAGCCGTTCCGGGCCACCCGCTATCACTCCCTCGCTGTTGTCGACTCGACGGTGCCGAGCGATCTCGTCGTGACCTCGCGCACCGACGGCGGAGTGATCATGGGACTGCGGCACGAGAGCGCACCTATCTTCGGCGTGCAGTTCCACCCCGAGTCGGTGCTCACCGAGGGCGGTTACCTTATGCTCGCCAATTGGCTCGCGACCGCCGGGCTCACATCGGCCCAGCAGGCCGCGGTCGGACTCACGCCCCTCGTCGCCCTCGACTGA
- a CDS encoding class E sortase, with translation MTRRPDSPPGRPRISVVGVIGELLITAGVFVFLFLGWQLWLNDIVVGSAQREDAMAFSRELGSAAPPATPLDPDTEFGEPVVSPASAETVAFANIYIPRFGDDYVRTIAEGVDASNVLRSGVGHYPGTQMPGEVGNFAVAAHRTTYGAPFNRIAELTVGDRIYVQTSDGWYTYAFRSMEYVLPTAIEVLEPVPHAPGMAASERIITLTSCNPMLSAAERIIAYGVFEDWQPASAGAPEELAELNLGGT, from the coding sequence ATGACTCGGCGCCCTGATTCACCCCCGGGGCGCCCCCGCATCAGCGTCGTCGGGGTGATCGGGGAGCTCCTCATCACGGCGGGCGTGTTTGTCTTCCTCTTCCTCGGCTGGCAGCTGTGGCTCAACGACATCGTGGTTGGCAGCGCGCAACGGGAGGACGCGATGGCGTTCAGCCGTGAGCTCGGGTCGGCGGCGCCTCCGGCCACCCCCCTCGACCCCGACACCGAATTCGGTGAGCCCGTCGTGAGCCCCGCATCCGCCGAGACGGTCGCCTTCGCGAACATCTACATTCCGCGGTTCGGCGACGACTACGTGCGGACTATCGCCGAGGGAGTGGACGCGAGCAATGTGCTTCGCAGCGGCGTCGGCCACTACCCCGGCACGCAGATGCCGGGTGAGGTGGGCAACTTCGCAGTCGCGGCACACCGCACGACCTACGGTGCGCCGTTCAACCGCATTGCCGAGCTCACCGTCGGCGATCGCATCTATGTGCAGACATCGGATGGCTGGTACACCTATGCGTTCCGGTCGATGGAATACGTTCTGCCGACGGCCATCGAGGTACTCGAGCCGGTTCCTCATGCTCCGGGGATGGCCGCGAGCGAGCGCATTATCACCCTCACCAGCTGCAACCCGATGCTCTCGGCCGCCGAGCGCATCATTGCCTATGGGGTCTTCGAGGACTGGCAACCAGCATCCGCCGGGGCCCCCGAGGAGCTCGCGGAGCTGAATTTGGGAGGTACGTGA
- a CDS encoding cell division protein CrgA, which yields MARSNERAKPVVATNDKNGGRGPDTQKRGGDDAPNPVWFKPIMFGLMLIGLAWIIVFYVSGTTLPIQSLGDGNILVGFGILFLGFLMTTRWR from the coding sequence ATGGCCCGATCGAACGAACGCGCGAAGCCCGTTGTTGCGACGAACGACAAGAACGGCGGCCGCGGCCCCGACACGCAGAAACGCGGCGGCGACGACGCCCCCAACCCCGTGTGGTTCAAACCGATCATGTTCGGCCTCATGCTCATCGGGCTCGCCTGGATCATCGTGTTCTACGTCAGCGGCACCACTCTGCCGATCCAGTCGCTCGGCGACGGGAACATCCTCGTCGGCTTCGGAATCCTGTTCCTGGGATTCCTCATGACCACGCGCTGGCGATGA
- a CDS encoding rhomboid family intramembrane serine protease, with protein sequence MSGAQPDPQNHCYRHPDRESYVLCQRCGRTICPACQTQAAVGFHCPECIREGRARAPRTKSRLSTSARRLTAPGSPAVTYSIIGVTALVFVLQLVSGGLVTRYLTYFPVLTAREPWTMVTSLLVHSTSSFLHILFNMFSLFIFGRILEPMVGRWRFLALYLLSGLGGSVAVLLLNPTGGVLGASGAIFGLFGAFFVIQRGLGGNSGQLVVLIVINLSIGFFVPNISWQAHVGGLIVGALVAFVYMRTRLARQKNRQLLILAAIAAGLIALSYLGFTTTFVG encoded by the coding sequence ATGAGCGGCGCCCAGCCCGACCCGCAGAACCACTGCTACCGGCACCCGGACCGCGAGAGCTACGTTCTCTGCCAGCGGTGCGGGCGCACAATATGCCCTGCCTGCCAGACGCAGGCGGCGGTCGGCTTCCACTGCCCGGAATGCATCCGGGAGGGTCGGGCGAGGGCGCCGCGCACCAAATCGAGGCTGTCGACGTCAGCGAGGCGCCTCACCGCGCCGGGGTCACCCGCTGTCACCTACTCGATCATCGGTGTGACGGCGCTGGTGTTCGTGCTGCAACTGGTGAGCGGCGGGCTCGTGACGAGGTACCTGACCTACTTCCCCGTGCTGACGGCGCGCGAGCCGTGGACGATGGTGACGTCGCTCCTGGTGCACTCCACGAGCTCATTTCTGCACATCCTGTTCAACATGTTTTCGCTCTTCATCTTCGGGCGGATCCTCGAGCCGATGGTCGGCAGGTGGCGGTTTCTCGCCCTCTACCTGCTGAGCGGCCTCGGCGGGTCGGTTGCCGTGCTGCTGCTCAACCCCACCGGTGGGGTGCTCGGGGCATCGGGGGCCATCTTCGGGCTCTTCGGCGCCTTCTTCGTGATCCAGCGCGGTCTTGGCGGCAACAGCGGCCAGCTTGTCGTGCTGATCGTGATCAACTTGTCGATCGGCTTCTTCGTGCCGAATATCTCCTGGCAGGCTCACGTCGGTGGCCTCATCGTCGGCGCGCTGGTTGCGTTCGTCTACATGCGCACGCGCCTCGCGCGCCAGAAAAACCGCCAGTTGCTGATTCTCGCGGCGATCGCCGCGGGCCTCATCGCGCTGAGCTACCTGGGGTTCACGACGACATTTGTCGGCTGA
- a CDS encoding peptidylprolyl isomerase, with amino-acid sequence MSTHTHVATLTTNLGPIRVNLLGNHAPKTVANFVGLATGEIEWTHPGTGKVSKDKLYDGVVFHRIIDNFMIQGGDPLGQGTGGPGFQFDDEIHPELDFTKPYLLAMANAGTQGGRGTNGSQFFITTVPTTWLQGKHSIFGEVADEESREVVKKIEAVKKDARDRPLEDVVIESVTVEAV; translated from the coding sequence ATGTCTACTCACACCCATGTCGCTACCCTCACGACCAATCTCGGGCCCATCCGCGTCAATCTCCTCGGCAATCACGCCCCGAAGACCGTCGCCAACTTCGTCGGTCTCGCGACCGGCGAGATCGAGTGGACCCACCCCGGCACCGGCAAGGTGTCGAAGGACAAGCTGTACGACGGTGTCGTCTTCCACCGCATCATCGACAACTTCATGATCCAGGGCGGCGACCCGCTCGGCCAGGGAACCGGCGGACCGGGCTTCCAGTTCGACGACGAGATCCACCCCGAGCTCGACTTCACCAAGCCGTACCTCCTCGCCATGGCGAACGCCGGCACGCAGGGTGGTCGTGGCACGAACGGATCGCAGTTCTTCATCACGACCGTTCCCACCACGTGGCTGCAGGGCAAGCACAGCATCTTCGGCGAGGTCGCCGACGAGGAGTCCCGCGAAGTGGTCAAGAAGATCGAGGCCGTGAAGAAGGATGCCCGTGACCGCCCCCTCGAGGACGTCGTCATCGAGAGCGTCACCGTCGAAGCTGTCTGA
- a CDS encoding DNA helicase gives MGLSRKREKELKRLKHTATDLWEEQREVLDHASKVVREAGRQLGNVSREEVAPRIRSTVDDRIVPAVETGFLATKSAVDGTRYKIMHDVLPSVSGALASALATLEVSKDPRVREVVEQVQKTTKRVSKNAERAYADASKKASKAYKKVGKRVSFVPAPKKSMGPGGYILIALGLIAVAGVAYAAWQTLRADDELWVLDEADDTEPPK, from the coding sequence ATGGGACTATCACGTAAGCGCGAGAAGGAACTCAAGCGGCTGAAGCACACCGCCACGGATCTCTGGGAAGAGCAGAGAGAGGTTCTCGACCACGCCTCGAAGGTCGTGCGCGAGGCAGGGCGCCAGCTCGGGAACGTCTCCCGTGAGGAGGTCGCTCCCCGTATCCGCTCCACGGTCGATGATCGGATCGTCCCCGCGGTCGAGACCGGCTTCCTGGCTACGAAGAGCGCGGTCGACGGCACGCGCTACAAGATCATGCACGACGTGCTGCCGAGTGTGTCCGGGGCTCTCGCCTCGGCACTCGCGACGCTTGAGGTCTCGAAGGACCCCCGCGTGCGCGAGGTCGTCGAGCAGGTGCAGAAGACGACCAAGCGCGTCAGCAAGAACGCCGAGCGCGCCTACGCCGACGCATCGAAGAAGGCGAGCAAGGCCTACAAGAAGGTCGGCAAGCGAGTGAGCTTCGTGCCAGCTCCGAAGAAGTCGATGGGTCCCGGTGGATACATCCTCATCGCACTCGGCCTCATCGCCGTTGCGGGCGTCGCCTACGCCGCCTGGCAGACCCTGCGCGCTGACGACGAGCTGTGGGTGCTCGACGAAGCGGATGACACAGAGCCTCCCAAGTAG
- a CDS encoding NUDIX hydrolase, whose translation MTRILAAGAVIRDAAGRILFVLRGRPPQAGCWSLPGGRVEPGESLAQAAEREVLEETGLVVRALYEWGSIEIPGNGTDVFEVHDFAAEYLSGTLVAGDDARDARWFAAEELGGLTTSAGLVDHLERWGAYP comes from the coding sequence GTGACGAGGATTCTCGCGGCCGGAGCCGTGATCAGAGACGCCGCCGGCCGCATCCTGTTCGTGCTGAGGGGCAGGCCCCCGCAGGCGGGATGCTGGAGCCTGCCGGGCGGCCGGGTGGAACCGGGCGAGTCGCTCGCGCAGGCCGCAGAGCGCGAGGTGCTCGAGGAGACGGGGCTTGTCGTTCGCGCGCTGTACGAGTGGGGGAGCATCGAGATCCCCGGAAACGGGACGGATGTCTTCGAGGTTCACGACTTCGCGGCCGAATACCTCTCCGGCACCCTCGTCGCGGGAGACGACGCACGGGACGCGCGCTGGTTCGCCGCTGAGGAGCTGGGCGGCCTGACGACGAGCGCGGGTCTCGTGGACCACCTCGAGCGGTGGGGCGCCTACCCCTGA
- a CDS encoding DUF3566 domain-containing protein, whose amino-acid sequence MSSVAEKLQRKAPKKANTKQVRLKLMYLDFWSVVKLSFLTAICFGIVQVVVAILVWTVLNSTGIFSELDDLFRAVLNDETFSVTSEFSLATVASFALVVAALNVVIGTALGAVFAVLYNLAARITGGLLVGFQNN is encoded by the coding sequence ATGAGTAGCGTCGCCGAAAAACTTCAGCGCAAGGCACCAAAGAAGGCCAATACCAAGCAGGTGCGTCTGAAGCTCATGTATCTCGACTTCTGGTCGGTGGTCAAGCTCTCGTTCCTCACCGCGATCTGCTTCGGAATCGTGCAGGTCGTCGTTGCGATCCTGGTCTGGACGGTGCTCAACTCGACCGGCATCTTCAGCGAGCTCGATGACCTCTTCCGCGCGGTTCTCAACGACGAAACCTTCAGCGTGACCAGTGAGTTCTCGCTTGCCACCGTCGCGAGTTTCGCCCTGGTGGTCGCGGCGCTCAACGTCGTGATCGGTACCGCCCTCGGCGCCGTTTTCGCCGTGCTCTACAACCTCGCCGCGCGAATCACCGGCGGGCTGCTCGTCGGATTCCAGAACAACTGA